One Gordonia sp. SID5947 genomic region harbors:
- a CDS encoding carboxypeptidase-like regulatory domain-containing protein encodes MTQAHSDPDGHFTIPGLSAGDTVAVTASAPGYQPASQLVTVDATPGRNVEPIEIRLVETSGIEGAVRAAQSGIPLEGATVSAIGPDQTIVASTTTDADGRYRIDGLTDGQFTIVANLYEPAAVQVKVTAGQHNSADIGLASGKNPVVP; translated from the coding sequence ATGACACAGGCACACTCCGATCCCGACGGACACTTCACCATCCCCGGGCTGTCCGCGGGCGACACCGTCGCGGTGACCGCATCGGCCCCCGGCTACCAGCCGGCCAGCCAGCTGGTGACCGTCGATGCGACCCCCGGACGGAACGTCGAACCCATCGAGATCCGGCTGGTGGAAACCAGTGGCATCGAAGGCGCGGTACGCGCCGCGCAGAGCGGCATCCCTCTGGAAGGCGCAACGGTGTCGGCAATCGGTCCCGACCAGACCATCGTCGCGTCCACGACCACCGACGCCGACGGTCGGTACCGCATCGACGGTCTCACCGACGGCCAGTTCACCATCGTGGCCAACTTGTACGAGCCGGCCGCAGTACAGGTCAAGGTCACTGCGGGCCAACACAACAGCGCCGACATCGGATTGGCGTCGGGCAAGAATCCCGTGGTGCCGTGA
- a CDS encoding ribose-phosphate diphosphokinase has protein sequence MTWTTDNQKNLMLFSGRAHPDLAQSVADELGIKVTPQTARDFANGEIFVRFEESVRGSDAFVLQSCPYPMNQWVMESLIMIDALKRGSAKRISVILPFYPYARQDKKHRGREPISARLMADLLKAAGADRIITVDLHTDQIQGFFDGPVDHMHAQGQLADYVRENYGTDNVTVVSPDSGRVRVAEKWADALNGAPLAFIHKTRDPLVPNQVKSNRVVGDVDGRTCVLIDDMIDTGGTIAGAVKVLKDAGAGDVVIATTHGVFSDPAAERLANCGAREVIATDTLPIPEEKRFENLTVLSIAPLLAQTIREVFENGSVTSLFDGSA, from the coding sequence ATGACCTGGACCACGGACAACCAGAAGAACCTGATGCTGTTCTCTGGCCGCGCCCATCCCGATCTCGCCCAGTCCGTCGCCGACGAGCTCGGCATCAAGGTGACACCGCAGACAGCGCGGGACTTCGCCAACGGCGAGATCTTCGTACGCTTCGAGGAGTCGGTGCGCGGCTCTGACGCGTTTGTCCTGCAGAGCTGCCCATACCCGATGAACCAGTGGGTCATGGAGTCGCTCATCATGATCGACGCGCTCAAGCGCGGATCTGCCAAGCGCATCAGCGTGATCCTGCCGTTCTATCCCTATGCGCGCCAGGACAAGAAGCATCGCGGCCGCGAGCCGATCTCGGCTCGCCTGATGGCCGACCTGTTGAAGGCTGCCGGCGCGGACCGGATCATCACCGTCGATCTGCACACCGACCAGATCCAGGGCTTCTTCGACGGCCCGGTCGACCACATGCACGCCCAGGGTCAGCTCGCCGATTATGTCCGGGAGAACTACGGAACCGACAACGTCACCGTGGTGTCGCCCGACTCCGGCCGCGTGCGTGTTGCGGAGAAGTGGGCCGATGCCCTCAACGGCGCACCGCTGGCGTTCATCCACAAGACGCGCGATCCGCTGGTTCCCAATCAGGTCAAGTCCAATCGCGTGGTCGGCGACGTGGACGGCCGCACCTGCGTGCTGATCGACGACATGATCGACACCGGCGGCACCATCGCCGGTGCCGTGAAGGTCCTCAAGGACGCCGGTGCCGGCGACGTCGTCATCGCGACCACACACGGCGTCTTCTCCGATCCCGCTGCCGAACGGCTCGCGAACTGCGGCGCCCGGGAGGTCATCGCGACCGACACCCTCCCCATTCCGGAGGAGAAGCGGTTCGAGAACCTGACGGTGTTGTCGATCGCCCCGCTGCTGGCCCAGACCATCCGCGAGGTCTTCGAGAACGGCTCGGTGACGAGCCTCTTCGACGGCAGCGCGTAG
- the fabG gene encoding 3-oxoacyl-ACP reductase FabG, with protein MSTQKVAIVTGAARGIGAGVAKRLAADGLAVAVLDLDAGACADTVSAITGDGGKAIAVGADVSKEESVKAAVEKVVEELGPPTVLVNNAGILRDNLLFKMTVDDWDAVLGVHLRGAFNMSKACQKHMVDAGWGRIVNLSSTSALGNRGQANYSAAKAGMQGFTKTLAIELGKFGVTANAIAPGFIATEMTAATAERVGVPFEDFKKAAAAEIPVQRTGLPEDIAHTASFFASEGAGFVSGQVIYVAGGPKD; from the coding sequence GTGAGTACTCAGAAAGTCGCGATCGTCACCGGCGCCGCGCGCGGTATCGGAGCGGGTGTCGCCAAGCGATTGGCTGCCGACGGCCTCGCCGTGGCCGTTCTCGACCTGGACGCCGGCGCATGTGCCGACACCGTGTCGGCGATCACCGGTGATGGTGGAAAGGCGATCGCGGTGGGCGCCGACGTCTCCAAGGAGGAGTCGGTCAAGGCGGCTGTGGAGAAGGTCGTCGAGGAACTCGGCCCGCCGACCGTCCTGGTGAACAACGCAGGCATCCTGCGCGACAACCTCCTGTTCAAGATGACGGTCGACGACTGGGATGCGGTCTTGGGTGTGCATCTGCGGGGTGCATTCAACATGAGCAAGGCGTGCCAGAAGCACATGGTCGACGCAGGGTGGGGACGAATCGTCAACCTGTCGAGCACGTCGGCGCTCGGCAACCGGGGCCAGGCCAACTACTCGGCCGCCAAGGCCGGCATGCAGGGCTTCACCAAGACACTTGCCATCGAGCTCGGCAAGTTCGGCGTCACCGCCAACGCGATCGCGCCCGGATTCATCGCCACCGAGATGACCGCCGCCACTGCCGAGCGGGTCGGTGTGCCCTTCGAGGACTTCAAGAAGGCCGCCGCTGCGGAGATCCCGGTCCAGCGCACCGGCCTCCCGGAGGACATCGCCCACACCGCGTCGTTCTTCGCCAGTGAGGGAGCCGGATTCGTCTCGGGTCAGGTCATCTACGTCGCCGGCGGTCCGAAGGACTAG
- a CDS encoding ABC transporter permease, giving the protein MKRLRRLPMDVWFEPLIIVVLLVGYIVWYQSTTFTETEQAALSWSTLQTTILDHIKLTLVSTVIVVVIAIPLGILLTRPSMRWLNPIAVNIANVGQAAPAVGLLVLFTFWLGTGFKTAVIGLVVYAVLPILQNTIVGLRQVDQRTVEASRGIGYSAVRTLVQVELPLAVPVILNGVRTALVILVGTATLSTFIGATSLGTLITTGVTLFLPKLLVSGAILVGLLALIIDWLGRLVELFATPRGLS; this is encoded by the coding sequence ATGAAACGACTCCGACGGTTACCGATGGATGTGTGGTTCGAGCCGCTCATCATCGTCGTGCTGCTGGTCGGTTACATCGTCTGGTACCAGTCCACCACCTTCACTGAGACCGAGCAGGCCGCACTCTCCTGGAGCACGCTACAGACGACCATCCTCGATCACATCAAACTGACCCTTGTCTCCACGGTGATCGTGGTTGTGATCGCCATCCCCCTCGGCATCCTGTTGACACGTCCGTCGATGCGATGGCTCAACCCGATCGCGGTGAACATCGCCAACGTCGGGCAAGCGGCGCCGGCCGTGGGACTGCTTGTGCTGTTCACCTTCTGGCTGGGCACCGGATTCAAGACAGCGGTCATCGGTCTGGTCGTCTACGCGGTGCTACCGATCCTGCAGAACACGATCGTCGGGCTCCGCCAGGTCGATCAGCGAACCGTCGAGGCCTCGCGCGGCATCGGCTATTCCGCCGTGCGGACCCTCGTCCAAGTCGAACTACCGCTGGCCGTCCCGGTGATCCTCAACGGTGTCCGGACAGCGCTGGTCATCCTTGTCGGTACGGCCACCCTCAGCACCTTCATCGGCGCGACCAGCCTCGGCACCCTGATCACCACCGGGGTCACGCTCTTCCTGCCGAAACTCCTTGTCTCCGGGGCCATCCTGGTCGGATTGCTCGCTCTGATCATCGATTGGCTGGGACGGCTGGTCGAGCTGTTCGCCACCCCAAGGGGACTCTCATGA
- a CDS encoding TetR/AcrR family transcriptional regulator, translating into MNTPAADAVGSRKLRADAERNRLRIIEAARQLFAERGLEVSLDEVAERAGVGVGTVYRRFTNRDELIVGVLAEHLTQVAERTRIAIRDPDAWQAVVDVLTLVGSSMATDRGLAALIMRIDHEHPDIKSAKSALTGQLTQLYERATDAGVLRPDLAPSDFFGIFTMLAALAEVTEPSVPDAWRRFLELILDGVRASGRTTLSVPALTDDQIAEIQRTRRDAQR; encoded by the coding sequence ATGAACACGCCAGCCGCCGACGCCGTCGGGTCCCGGAAGCTGCGTGCCGACGCCGAACGCAACCGGCTGCGAATCATCGAGGCGGCCCGCCAATTGTTCGCCGAGCGTGGCCTGGAGGTCTCGCTCGACGAGGTTGCCGAGCGTGCCGGCGTCGGGGTCGGGACCGTCTATCGGCGGTTCACCAACCGCGACGAGCTCATCGTCGGGGTCCTGGCCGAACACCTCACCCAGGTCGCCGAGCGGACTCGAATCGCGATTCGGGATCCCGATGCCTGGCAGGCCGTCGTCGATGTCCTGACGCTGGTCGGGTCGTCGATGGCCACCGACCGGGGGCTGGCGGCGCTCATCATGCGCATCGACCACGAGCATCCGGACATCAAATCGGCGAAGTCGGCTCTCACCGGACAGCTGACGCAACTCTACGAACGGGCCACGGATGCCGGGGTGCTACGACCGGATCTCGCGCCGAGCGACTTCTTCGGCATCTTCACCATGCTCGCGGCCCTCGCCGAGGTCACCGAGCCGAGTGTGCCGGACGCGTGGCGACGCTTTCTCGAGCTGATCCTCGACGGCGTGCGCGCGAGCGGCCGGACGACGTTGTCGGTGCCCGCCCTCACCGACGATCAGATAGCGGAGATCCAGCGGACGCGGCGCGACGCCCAACGATAG
- a CDS encoding glycine betaine ABC transporter substrate-binding protein has protein sequence MKRAVPIIALVVAILTIAGCGLVSSSGTFHSASLPDGKKPLSGAQIAVTSKNFTESVLLGKIAATYLAAAGAEVTDLTNAPGSASSRQAQLNGDADLLWEYTGTAWVTYHHETETIPDPKELWTRVHDIELSENGLVWLPPANFNDTYAFAVSGPTAKRLNVRTMSDIAKLPVKDRTFCINDEFFSRPDGFLPMLETYGMPYNTPNGVPAGNVIQMDSGVVYTSTAKSAPCNFGMVYTTDGRIKNLELVTLEDDKKYFLPYSGTVVVRKETLNAYPDIAPLMDTVSERLTDDVMQELNGRVDIEGEDPSDVAYDWLKSEGLIT, from the coding sequence ATGAAGCGCGCCGTCCCGATCATCGCCCTCGTGGTCGCGATCCTGACCATCGCCGGCTGCGGATTGGTCAGCTCGTCGGGCACGTTCCACAGCGCATCACTGCCGGACGGAAAGAAGCCGCTGTCCGGCGCCCAGATCGCGGTGACGTCGAAGAACTTCACCGAGAGCGTGCTGCTGGGCAAGATCGCGGCCACCTATCTCGCGGCGGCGGGCGCCGAGGTCACCGACCTCACCAACGCACCCGGGTCCGCGTCGTCGCGGCAGGCACAGCTCAACGGTGACGCCGACCTTCTCTGGGAGTACACCGGTACGGCCTGGGTCACCTATCACCATGAGACCGAGACAATCCCGGACCCGAAGGAACTGTGGACACGGGTCCACGACATCGAACTGAGCGAGAACGGCCTCGTCTGGCTTCCGCCGGCGAACTTCAACGACACGTACGCGTTCGCCGTTTCCGGACCGACGGCCAAGCGGCTGAATGTCCGGACCATGTCCGACATCGCCAAACTTCCGGTCAAGGATCGCACCTTCTGTATCAACGACGAGTTCTTCAGCCGCCCAGACGGTTTCCTGCCGATGCTCGAGACCTACGGAATGCCGTACAACACGCCGAACGGGGTGCCCGCGGGAAACGTGATCCAGATGGATTCCGGTGTCGTCTACACCTCGACCGCCAAGAGCGCGCCGTGCAACTTCGGCATGGTCTACACCACCGACGGGCGGATCAAGAACCTGGAACTCGTCACCCTCGAGGACGACAAGAAGTACTTCCTGCCCTACAGCGGCACCGTGGTGGTCCGGAAAGAGACGTTGAACGCCTATCCGGACATCGCACCGTTGATGGACACGGTGTCCGAGCGGCTCACCGACGACGTGATGCAGGAACTCAACGGACGGGTGGACATCGAGGGTGAGGATCCGTCCGACGTCGCCTACGACTGGCTCAAGAGCGAAGGGCTGATCACCTAG
- the glmU gene encoding bifunctional UDP-N-acetylglucosamine diphosphorylase/glucosamine-1-phosphate N-acetyltransferase GlmU: MTETPSPATAVIVLAAGAGTRMKSKTPKILHTIAGRPLVGHALHGAAGIEPETLIAVVSHERERVSAKIDEIAQQVGCAVTIAVQDRPLGTGDAARAGLTSLPDDFDGTVIVTAADVPLLDAATLNALVATHTADGGAAVTLTSFRAADPTGYGRVIRTNDSLVQAIVEHKDATDEQRAISEVNAGVYAFDAATLRSALARLSTDNAQHEFYLTDVIAITRDDGHAVRAFTVDDPVLVAGCNDRVQLAELGAELNRRIVRRHQLAGVTVVDPASTWIDVDVTIGEDVRIEPGTQLLGTTTVADDAVIGPDSTLRDVVIGSGAAVIRTHGSEAEIGANASVGPFAYLRPGTRLGVGGKIGTFVETKKADIGAGSKVPHLTYVGDATIGEHSNIGASSVFVNYDGVAKHRTVIGSHCRTGSDNMFVAPVQVGDGAYTGAGTVLRDDVPPGALAVSAGQQRNIENWVVRKRPDSESARAALEARQTDSPADDQPDA, translated from the coding sequence ATGACGGAGACGCCCTCGCCGGCTACTGCCGTGATCGTGCTCGCGGCAGGCGCGGGCACCCGGATGAAGTCGAAGACCCCGAAGATCCTGCACACCATCGCCGGGCGGCCGCTGGTCGGCCACGCCCTGCACGGCGCCGCGGGCATCGAGCCCGAGACCCTGATCGCGGTGGTCAGCCACGAACGTGAACGGGTGAGCGCGAAGATCGACGAGATCGCGCAACAGGTCGGCTGCGCCGTGACCATCGCGGTGCAAGATCGACCACTCGGCACCGGCGATGCCGCACGCGCCGGACTGACCTCGCTGCCTGACGACTTCGACGGCACGGTCATCGTCACCGCCGCCGACGTCCCCCTCCTCGACGCGGCGACCCTGAACGCTCTCGTCGCGACGCACACCGCCGACGGTGGTGCGGCCGTCACGCTCACCAGTTTTCGCGCGGCGGACCCCACGGGATACGGGCGGGTCATCCGGACCAACGATTCGCTGGTGCAGGCAATCGTCGAGCACAAGGACGCCACCGACGAGCAGCGCGCGATCTCGGAAGTCAACGCCGGGGTATATGCCTTCGACGCGGCCACGCTCCGGTCGGCACTCGCACGCCTGTCGACCGACAACGCCCAGCATGAGTTCTATCTCACCGACGTGATCGCGATCACCCGCGACGACGGTCACGCCGTGCGGGCGTTCACCGTCGACGATCCCGTCCTCGTGGCCGGTTGCAACGACCGCGTCCAACTCGCCGAGCTGGGTGCCGAGCTCAATCGCCGAATCGTGCGACGCCATCAGCTGGCCGGCGTGACCGTCGTCGATCCCGCCAGCACATGGATCGACGTGGACGTCACCATCGGCGAGGACGTCCGCATCGAACCCGGCACCCAATTGCTGGGCACCACAACCGTCGCCGACGACGCGGTGATCGGCCCGGACTCCACCCTCCGCGATGTCGTGATCGGCTCCGGGGCCGCGGTGATCCGCACCCATGGCAGCGAGGCGGAGATCGGCGCGAATGCGTCGGTCGGACCGTTCGCGTACCTGCGGCCGGGGACACGGCTCGGTGTCGGCGGCAAGATCGGCACCTTCGTCGAGACCAAGAAAGCCGACATCGGCGCGGGTTCCAAGGTCCCCCACCTCACCTATGTCGGCGACGCGACGATCGGCGAACACTCCAACATCGGGGCGTCGAGCGTGTTCGTCAATTACGACGGCGTGGCGAAACATCGTACTGTGATCGGGTCCCACTGCCGGACCGGTTCTGACAACATGTTTGTCGCACCGGTGCAGGTCGGCGACGGCGCTTACACCGGAGCGGGTACGGTCTTGCGGGACGATGTCCCGCCCGGTGCTCTCGCGGTGTCGGCCGGACAACAACGCAATATCGAGAACTGGGTGGTGCGAAAGCGCCCGGACAGCGAGTCGGCCCGCGCCGCACTCGAGGCCCGACAGACCGACAGCCCGGCAGACGACCAGCCGGACGCCTGA
- a CDS encoding carboxypeptidase-like regulatory domain-containing protein translates to MDTAAVTVTDVHGRQAGVAAVHSDGFYTVHDIADGTYTVIATAPGHAPKAMTVSVVGEAVSHRDFALIGGSVLRGRVRDGHRALGPN, encoded by the coding sequence TTGGATACCGCCGCGGTCACCGTCACCGACGTCCACGGTCGCCAGGCCGGTGTCGCGGCAGTCCACAGCGACGGCTTCTACACAGTGCACGACATCGCCGACGGCACCTACACCGTCATCGCCACCGCGCCCGGCCACGCTCCCAAGGCGATGACCGTCTCCGTGGTCGGTGAAGCGGTGTCCCACCGCGACTTCGCCCTCATCGGCGGCTCCGTGCTGCGAGGACGGGTCCGCGATGGCCACCGCGCGCTGGGGCCGAACTGA